Genomic window (Paenibacillus sp. 37):
CTGGTGGAGTGGCTGTCAGACCCGGAAGTTCTTCAATACTATGAAGGGCGTGATCGGCCGCATGACCTGGAGCATGTGAGAGAACATTTTTACAATCAGGATGATGCTGCTACTCGTTGTATCGTTGAGCACGAAGGGAATCCGATTGGATACATTCAGTTCTATGAGCTTGAGGAAGAAGAGCGAACGGAGTATGGTTATGGAGATACGGATGAGATCATCTATGGAACGGATCAGTTTATTGGTGAGGTAGACTACTGGAATAAAGGCATTGGTACACAGTTGATGCAATCCATGCTGGCTTATCTGATTAATGAACAACAAGCCCGTAAAGTGGTTATGGACCCTCAATCCTGGAACTTGCGAGCGATATCCTGTTATGAGAAATGTGGTTTCCAAAAGATTAAGCTATTGGAGAAACATGAGCAGCATGAAGGACAGATGCGAAACTGTTGGCTTATGGAATATGCTCCTTAGATAATACTGAAAGTTATTTTGAATCATATAAACAAGGAGGAATGGTGGATGGATGAAAGATTTCCGATAGGACCATTTGTACACACGGGTGAAGTTACTTTGGCACAACGGGAGAAGTGGATTCAGGACATTGCTGAGTTGCCTGAACACGCACGAGAAGCGGTAAAGGGACTAAGTGAAGAGCAATTAAGTCTGCCGTATCGAGAAGG
Coding sequences:
- a CDS encoding GNAT family N-acetyltransferase, which gives rise to MNVYESNEITVRFLETEDEHHLVEWLSDPEVLQYYEGRDRPHDLEHVREHFYNQDDAATRCIVEHEGNPIGYIQFYELEEEERTEYGYGDTDEIIYGTDQFIGEVDYWNKGIGTQLMQSMLAYLINEQQARKVVMDPQSWNLRAISCYEKCGFQKIKLLEKHEQHEGQMRNCWLMEYAP